From Streptomyces zhihengii, the proteins below share one genomic window:
- a CDS encoding RNA polymerase sigma factor, translating into MLGDDAELTTAVLAAQDGDEDAFRTVYRAVHPRLIGYVRTLVGDADAEDVASEAWLQISRDLDRFSGDADRFRGWAARIARNRALDHIRMRGRRPAVGGDETELTGKPSESDTVAEAMESISTGSTMALIAQLPQDQAEAVVLRVVVGLDAKSAAQTLGKRPGAVRTAAHRGLKRLAELLESTHGAPVPATPTGLAEPLLADGPPAGDGGEQQAGDLDGLPPQRAPRTGAPTSAGVTHSRTRTQKDM; encoded by the coding sequence GTGCTGGGGGACGACGCGGAGCTGACCACCGCGGTGCTCGCGGCTCAGGACGGGGACGAGGACGCCTTCCGTACTGTGTACCGCGCCGTGCACCCGCGGCTGATCGGCTATGTACGCACGCTCGTCGGCGATGCGGACGCCGAGGACGTCGCCTCCGAGGCATGGCTCCAGATATCCCGGGACCTCGACCGCTTCAGCGGCGACGCCGACCGCTTCCGCGGCTGGGCCGCCCGCATCGCCCGCAACCGCGCCCTGGACCACATCCGGATGCGCGGCCGCCGCCCGGCCGTCGGCGGCGACGAGACCGAACTCACCGGCAAGCCGTCCGAATCGGACACCGTCGCCGAGGCCATGGAGTCCATCAGCACGGGCAGCACCATGGCCCTGATAGCCCAACTCCCGCAGGACCAGGCCGAGGCCGTGGTGCTGCGCGTGGTCGTCGGACTGGACGCCAAGAGCGCGGCGCAGACCCTCGGCAAGCGGCCCGGCGCCGTGCGCACCGCGGCCCACCGGGGCCTCAAGCGGCTCGCCGAACTGCTGGAGAGCACCCACGGCGCGCCCGTCCCGGCGACGCCGACCGGCCTCGCGGAACCCCTGCTCGCGGACGGCCCGCCGGCCGGTGACGGTGGTGAACAGCAGGCCGGTGACCTAGACGGACTCCCCCCACAACGCGCCCCGCGCACCGGAGCCCCCACCTCCGCCGGTGTGACGCATTCGCGTACGCGGACGCAGAAGGACATGTGA
- a CDS encoding dihydrofolate reductase family protein, translating to MRSVTYSMSVSLDGYIVGPDGGFDWTTPGDDVFRFWIEEIRQVGVHLMGRRLYETMLYWETADQDPSLDADNREWTALWKPLPKVVFSRTLSAVEGQARLATGSVAEEIERLRAEPGEGEIAIGGANLAAEAAALDLIDEYRAMVYPVLVGGGVPFFPHGERRVDLELIGTRTFGAGVVHLSHRVVR from the coding sequence ATGCGCAGCGTGACCTATTCGATGAGCGTCTCGCTCGACGGCTACATCGTCGGACCGGACGGAGGCTTCGACTGGACGACGCCCGGCGACGACGTCTTCCGCTTCTGGATCGAGGAGATCCGGCAGGTCGGCGTCCATCTGATGGGCCGTCGGCTCTACGAGACGATGCTCTACTGGGAGACCGCCGACCAGGACCCGTCGCTCGACGCGGACAACCGTGAGTGGACGGCGCTCTGGAAGCCGCTGCCCAAGGTGGTGTTCTCCCGGACGCTGTCGGCGGTGGAGGGGCAGGCGCGGCTGGCCACCGGCAGCGTGGCGGAGGAGATCGAGCGGCTCCGCGCCGAGCCGGGGGAGGGCGAGATCGCGATCGGCGGCGCGAACCTCGCCGCCGAGGCGGCCGCGCTGGACCTGATCGACGAGTACCGGGCCATGGTCTACCCGGTGCTGGTCGGCGGCGGCGTCCCGTTCTTCCCGCACGGCGAGCGCCGGGTGGACCTCGAACTGATCGGGACCCGCACCTTCGGCGCCGGAGTCGTCCACCTCAGCCACCGCGTGGTGCGTTAG
- a CDS encoding cellulose binding domain-containing protein — translation MTAGLFTAGPASAARPSPHPPAAPQAVGTAEASDVSARAASQAAAADPSYTWKNVRIDGGGFVPGIVFNRTEKNLAYARTDIGGAYRWDESGKQWKPLLDWVDWDRWGWTGVASIASDPVQPAKVYAAVGTYTNDWDPTNGAILRSSDRGASWQATQLPFKLGGNMPGRGMGERLAVDPNKNSVLYFGAPSGKGLWRSTDSGVTWSQVASFPNPGNYAQDPSDTSGYGNDNQGVVWVTFDERSSAAGSVTKDIYVGVADKENAVYRSSDGGTTWSRVAGQPTGYLAHKGVLDSATGQLFVTLSDTGGPYDGGKGRVYRYTTATGAWTDVSPVAEADTYYGFSGLSVDRQKPGTLMATAYSSWWPDTQIFRSTDSGATWKQAWEYNGYPNRVNHYTQDVSSVPWLTWGGNPSPPETAPKLGWMTEALEIDPFDSDRMMYGTGATIYGTENLTTWDTGGTFGIKPMIKGLEETAVNDLASPPSGAPLLSGMLDLGGFRHTDVDKVPSMMFRTPNMSGTTSLDFAEANPNTVVRVGHGDTTQNIGFSTDNGANWFQGSQPSGVTGGGTVAAAADGGSFVWSPAGAGVHRTTGFGTSWTASTGIPADAIVESDRKNPKKFYGFKAGTFYVSTDGGATFAAKATGLPAEGNVRFQAVPGTEGDIWLAGGKENGTYGLWHSIDSGATFTKLTGVQEADAVGFGKAAAGASYQTLFISAQIGGKRGIFRSTDKGASWVRINDDAHQWGWTGASITGDPRVFGRVYIATNGRGIIYGDSSDGGGTDPTDPTDPTDPTDPTDPTDPDPTAVCAVSYKITNQWSGGFQADVTLTNKGTTALNGWQLAWSFPQGQRITQIWNAVHQQNGTAVTASNVAWNGGVAPGGTASFGFTASWTGGNSAPAAFTLGGRSCATG, via the coding sequence ATGACGGCGGGGCTGTTCACCGCCGGCCCCGCCTCCGCGGCGCGCCCCTCGCCGCACCCGCCCGCCGCTCCGCAGGCGGTCGGGACCGCCGAGGCATCCGATGTGTCGGCGAGGGCGGCGTCACAGGCCGCCGCCGCCGACCCGTCCTACACCTGGAAGAACGTCCGCATCGACGGCGGCGGCTTCGTGCCCGGCATCGTCTTCAACCGGACCGAGAAGAACCTCGCCTACGCCCGCACCGACATCGGCGGCGCCTACCGCTGGGACGAGTCCGGCAAGCAGTGGAAGCCGCTGCTGGACTGGGTCGACTGGGACCGCTGGGGCTGGACCGGTGTCGCCAGCATCGCCTCCGACCCCGTGCAGCCCGCCAAGGTGTACGCCGCCGTCGGCACGTACACCAACGACTGGGACCCGACCAACGGCGCGATCCTGCGCTCCTCGGACCGCGGTGCGAGCTGGCAGGCCACCCAGCTCCCCTTCAAGCTGGGCGGCAACATGCCCGGCCGCGGCATGGGCGAACGCCTCGCGGTGGACCCGAACAAGAACTCCGTCCTCTACTTCGGCGCGCCCAGCGGCAAGGGCCTGTGGCGCTCCACGGACTCCGGTGTCACCTGGTCCCAGGTGGCGTCCTTCCCCAACCCGGGCAACTACGCGCAGGACCCGTCCGACACCAGCGGCTACGGCAACGACAACCAGGGCGTCGTCTGGGTCACCTTCGACGAGCGCTCCTCCGCCGCCGGCAGCGTCACCAAGGACATCTACGTCGGCGTCGCCGACAAGGAGAACGCCGTCTACCGCTCGTCGGACGGCGGCACCACCTGGTCCCGCGTCGCCGGGCAGCCGACCGGCTACCTCGCCCACAAGGGCGTACTGGACTCCGCCACCGGCCAGTTGTTCGTGACGCTCAGCGACACCGGCGGCCCGTACGACGGCGGCAAGGGCCGCGTCTACCGCTACACCACGGCGACCGGCGCGTGGACCGACGTCAGCCCGGTCGCCGAGGCCGACACCTACTACGGCTTCAGCGGACTGAGCGTCGACCGGCAGAAGCCCGGCACCCTGATGGCCACCGCCTACAGCTCCTGGTGGCCCGACACCCAGATCTTCCGGTCCACCGACAGCGGCGCGACCTGGAAGCAGGCGTGGGAGTACAACGGCTATCCGAACCGGGTCAACCACTACACCCAGGACGTCTCCTCGGTGCCGTGGCTGACCTGGGGCGGCAACCCCTCCCCGCCGGAGACCGCGCCGAAGCTCGGCTGGATGACCGAGGCGCTGGAGATCGACCCGTTCGACTCCGACCGGATGATGTACGGGACCGGCGCCACGATCTACGGCACCGAGAACCTCACGACCTGGGACACCGGCGGCACCTTCGGCATCAAGCCCATGATCAAGGGGCTGGAGGAGACGGCGGTCAACGACCTGGCGAGCCCGCCCTCCGGCGCGCCGCTGCTCAGCGGCATGCTCGACCTCGGCGGCTTCCGGCACACGGACGTCGACAAGGTCCCGTCGATGATGTTCCGCACCCCGAACATGAGCGGCACCACCAGCCTCGACTTCGCCGAGGCCAACCCGAACACCGTGGTGCGGGTCGGCCACGGCGACACCACGCAGAACATCGGCTTCTCCACCGACAACGGCGCCAACTGGTTCCAGGGCTCCCAGCCCTCCGGCGTGACCGGCGGCGGCACGGTGGCCGCCGCGGCCGACGGCGGCTCCTTCGTCTGGAGCCCGGCCGGCGCGGGCGTGCACCGCACCACCGGCTTCGGCACCTCCTGGACGGCGTCCACCGGGATCCCCGCGGACGCGATCGTGGAGTCCGACCGCAAGAACCCGAAGAAGTTCTACGGCTTCAAGGCCGGCACGTTCTACGTCTCCACCGACGGCGGCGCGACCTTCGCCGCCAAGGCGACCGGTCTGCCCGCCGAGGGCAACGTCCGCTTCCAGGCCGTCCCCGGCACCGAGGGCGACATCTGGCTCGCCGGCGGCAAGGAGAACGGCACCTACGGGCTGTGGCACTCCATCGACTCCGGCGCCACGTTCACCAAACTGACCGGTGTGCAGGAGGCGGACGCCGTCGGCTTCGGCAAGGCGGCCGCCGGCGCCTCGTACCAGACGCTGTTCATCAGCGCCCAGATCGGCGGCAAGCGCGGGATCTTCCGCTCCACCGACAAGGGCGCGAGCTGGGTCCGGATCAACGACGACGCCCACCAGTGGGGCTGGACGGGCGCCTCGATCACCGGTGACCCGCGCGTCTTCGGCCGCGTCTACATCGCGACCAACGGGCGCGGCATCATCTACGGCGACTCCTCGGACGGCGGCGGCACCGATCCGACGGACCCGACCGATCCCACGGACCCGACCGACCCGACCGACCCGACCGACCCGGACCCGACCGCCGTCTGCGCCGTGAGCTACAAGATCACCAACCAGTGGTCGGGCGGCTTCCAGGCGGACGTCACCCTCACCAACAAGGGCACCACGGCCCTGAACGGCTGGCAGCTCGCCTGGTCGTTCCCGCAGGGCCAGCGGATCACGCAGATCTGGAACGCCGTCCATCAGCAGAACGGCACCGCGGTCACCGCCTCCAACGTCGCCTGGAACGGCGGCGTGGCACCCGGCGGGACGGCGAGCTTCGGCTTCACCGCCAGCTGGACGGGCGGCAACAGCGCCCCGGCGGCCTTCACCCTCGGCGGCAGGAGCTGCGCCACCGGCTGA
- a CDS encoding MFS transporter, with the protein MSPHVNQNRKWLVLAVVGVAQLMVVLDATIVNIALPSAQADLGFSVDDRQWVVSSYAIAFGALLLLGGRLGDLFGRRRLFAVGLIGFALASALGGAAQNFETLIVARVGQGVFGAVLAPAALATVAVTFTEPAERNKAFGVFSAIAGVGAGAGLLLGGVLTDLVSWRWCLYVNIVFACVALLGVRAIRKDETSNARKVLDLPGALTATAGLFALVLGVSRAETEGWGSTTTLALLLLGGVLLAAFVMIERRSDHALLPLRLLADRSRAGACFAIAALGVTMFGVFLFLTFYLQQNLDYSPLKSGFAFMPLNIAIMVASGVTAGVLLNKIGPRTLISAGLALAALGCLLLAQLDTGSGYVDGVLPGLVAAGLGAGVLFPTTFAAGTARVGPADAGAASALVNTAQQVGGSVGIALLSTFYAESLKETFASDPTVARLAADIEGYTTAFWWAAGLSLASAVIAFLVIRNPSRAEIEAAADRETAGVHVG; encoded by the coding sequence TTGTCCCCGCACGTCAATCAGAACCGCAAGTGGCTGGTGCTGGCCGTCGTCGGCGTCGCCCAACTGATGGTCGTCCTCGACGCGACCATCGTCAACATCGCCCTGCCCTCGGCCCAGGCCGACCTCGGCTTCTCCGTCGACGACCGGCAGTGGGTCGTCAGCTCGTACGCGATCGCCTTCGGAGCGCTTCTCCTCCTCGGCGGCCGGCTCGGTGACCTCTTCGGCCGTCGCCGTCTGTTCGCCGTCGGCCTGATCGGCTTCGCCCTCGCCTCGGCACTCGGCGGCGCGGCGCAGAACTTCGAAACCCTCATCGTGGCGCGGGTGGGGCAGGGCGTCTTCGGAGCGGTTCTGGCCCCCGCCGCGCTCGCCACGGTCGCGGTGACCTTCACCGAACCCGCGGAGCGCAACAAGGCGTTCGGCGTCTTCAGCGCCATCGCCGGAGTGGGTGCCGGTGCCGGACTGCTCCTCGGGGGCGTCCTGACCGACCTCGTGTCCTGGCGGTGGTGCCTGTACGTCAACATCGTCTTCGCGTGCGTCGCGCTGCTCGGCGTCCGTGCGATCCGCAAGGACGAGACGAGCAACGCCCGAAAGGTCCTCGACCTGCCCGGAGCGCTGACCGCCACCGCCGGCCTCTTCGCGCTGGTGCTGGGCGTCTCCCGGGCGGAGACCGAAGGCTGGGGCTCGACGACCACCCTCGCACTGCTGCTTCTCGGCGGCGTGCTGCTCGCCGCCTTCGTGATGATCGAGCGGCGCAGCGACCACGCACTGCTGCCGCTGCGCCTCCTCGCGGACCGAAGCCGTGCCGGGGCCTGCTTCGCGATCGCCGCCCTGGGCGTCACGATGTTCGGCGTCTTCCTGTTCCTCACCTTCTACCTCCAGCAGAACCTGGACTACTCCCCGTTGAAGAGCGGGTTCGCGTTTATGCCCCTCAACATCGCGATCATGGTCGCCTCCGGCGTCACCGCGGGCGTGCTGCTGAACAAGATCGGCCCGCGAACCCTGATCTCCGCCGGTCTGGCGCTGGCCGCCCTCGGATGCCTGCTGCTCGCGCAACTGGACACCGGCTCCGGATACGTCGACGGGGTCCTTCCCGGTCTCGTCGCCGCCGGGCTCGGTGCCGGCGTCCTCTTCCCGACCACCTTCGCCGCCGGCACCGCCCGCGTCGGCCCGGCCGACGCGGGGGCCGCGTCGGCCCTGGTCAACACCGCCCAGCAGGTGGGCGGATCGGTCGGCATAGCGCTCCTGTCGACGTTCTACGCCGAGTCCCTGAAGGAGACCTTCGCGTCCGACCCGACCGTCGCCCGCCTCGCTGCCGACATCGAGGGGTACACCACCGCGTTCTGGTGGGCCGCCGGCCTCAGCCTCGCCTCGGCCGTCATCGCGTTCCTCGTGATCCGCAACCCCTCCCGGGCCGAGATCGAGGCCGCCGCGGACCGCGAGACGGCGGGCGTGCACGTCGGCTGA
- a CDS encoding ABC transporter permease, producing the protein MESSSAGAPERAQQPEAAPGGGPAVPEEDRRTRMGRYVALFAMPFLMVTMMYATYVGTMHDPAPRDMPVAVVGTGAQAQALADGIEKAAGGALDVRTVATGDEAVDLLEDREISGALLPPAQGGAEAVVYTAGAAGASQAGTVQQLLAPVAVENGWTTTTEDVAPLAGEDLSGTAVLFAGMGMMLAGYVPLSILTMSLPYLLTLRRFLPLMLGWSALTSTLIWVLLGPVVGAVDGHYLHFLGIGLLATGAVATTQLLFTKLVGPLAVLFGMLLWVVFGMPSSNLSLSIHTMPGFFQWLHGVLPLPAAGEAMRSLIYFDGRGIGGHLLTLGAWIAAALALCFLKERRSGLAIPAAPPATDSSLPLPALAGGPVRSPRARYIAAFAFPMAILVCVVGLMAGSMHKPQVRDMPVAVVGATQQQAERAVAGMEPSLGAMFDLRALDSADEAADLIRDQEIAGAYVLPTEAGGAAELLGASGAGSSQQTILTSTFTQVAQGQQAALTTTDLEPLTPDDTMGTNSLYVGMSWIMAGFLIAAVLRGGAPELRRTRQFAVKLAGWSVGMALWLWLLFDVMIGAVNGHAGALIGIGALTIFCVSLAANAFTRLFGLAAIIPVMVVLMLLGVPASGGGLPLAMVPDIFRTLHDVLPLPAAVGTARDLVYFGGDAIGGHLLTIGVWGAAGLLLNLFADRWIALRAAKGKGVPAIVPRATPGPRKPTEPAPAEPALAGAGRD; encoded by the coding sequence GTGGAATCGTCGAGCGCCGGAGCACCGGAGCGCGCGCAGCAGCCGGAGGCGGCCCCGGGCGGCGGCCCGGCCGTCCCCGAGGAGGACCGCAGGACCCGCATGGGCCGCTATGTCGCGCTCTTCGCGATGCCCTTCCTGATGGTCACGATGATGTACGCGACGTACGTCGGGACCATGCACGATCCGGCGCCGCGCGACATGCCCGTCGCCGTGGTCGGCACCGGCGCCCAGGCCCAGGCGCTCGCCGACGGGATCGAGAAGGCCGCAGGCGGCGCGCTCGACGTCCGCACCGTCGCCACCGGGGACGAGGCCGTCGACCTCCTCGAGGACCGCGAGATCAGCGGCGCCCTGCTGCCGCCCGCCCAGGGCGGGGCGGAGGCCGTCGTCTACACGGCGGGCGCCGCCGGAGCCTCCCAGGCCGGCACCGTCCAGCAGCTCCTGGCGCCGGTCGCCGTGGAGAACGGCTGGACCACGACCACCGAGGACGTCGCCCCGCTCGCCGGGGAGGACCTCTCCGGGACCGCCGTGCTCTTCGCCGGCATGGGCATGATGCTCGCCGGCTATGTGCCGCTCAGCATCCTCACCATGTCGCTGCCCTACCTGCTGACGCTGCGCCGCTTCCTCCCGCTGATGCTCGGCTGGTCCGCGCTGACCAGCACCCTGATCTGGGTCCTGCTCGGCCCCGTCGTGGGCGCGGTCGACGGGCACTACCTGCACTTCCTCGGCATCGGCCTGCTCGCCACCGGCGCCGTCGCCACGACCCAGCTCCTCTTCACCAAGCTGGTCGGGCCGCTCGCCGTGCTCTTCGGCATGCTGCTCTGGGTCGTCTTCGGCATGCCGTCGTCGAACCTCTCGCTCTCGATCCACACCATGCCGGGGTTCTTCCAATGGCTGCACGGCGTGCTGCCGCTCCCGGCGGCCGGTGAGGCGATGCGCTCGCTGATCTACTTCGACGGACGCGGAATCGGCGGCCACCTGCTGACGCTGGGCGCCTGGATCGCCGCCGCCCTCGCCCTGTGCTTCCTCAAGGAACGCCGCTCCGGCCTCGCGATACCCGCCGCGCCGCCCGCCACCGACTCCTCCCTGCCGCTCCCCGCCCTCGCCGGCGGCCCGGTCCGCTCCCCGCGCGCCCGCTACATCGCCGCCTTCGCCTTCCCGATGGCGATCCTGGTCTGCGTGGTCGGGCTGATGGCCGGCTCCATGCACAAGCCGCAGGTGCGGGACATGCCCGTCGCCGTCGTCGGCGCCACCCAGCAGCAGGCCGAACGGGCCGTGGCCGGGATGGAACCCTCGCTCGGCGCCATGTTCGACCTGCGCGCGCTCGACTCCGCCGACGAGGCCGCAGACCTGATCAGGGACCAGGAGATCGCCGGCGCCTACGTCCTGCCCACCGAGGCCGGCGGTGCGGCCGAACTGCTCGGCGCCTCCGGCGCGGGCAGCAGCCAGCAGACCATCCTGACCAGCACCTTCACCCAGGTCGCCCAGGGGCAACAGGCCGCACTCACCACCACCGACCTGGAACCGCTCACCCCCGACGACACCATGGGCACCAACAGCCTCTACGTCGGCATGTCCTGGATCATGGCGGGCTTCCTGATCGCCGCGGTGCTCCGCGGCGGCGCCCCCGAACTGCGGCGCACCCGCCAGTTCGCGGTCAAGCTGGCCGGCTGGTCGGTCGGCATGGCGCTGTGGCTCTGGCTGCTCTTCGACGTCATGATCGGCGCGGTCAACGGCCACGCCGGGGCGCTGATCGGCATCGGGGCGCTGACGATCTTCTGCGTCTCGCTGGCCGCCAACGCCTTCACCCGTCTCTTCGGCCTCGCCGCGATCATCCCCGTGATGGTGGTGCTGATGCTGCTCGGCGTCCCGGCCTCGGGCGGCGGCCTGCCGCTCGCCATGGTCCCCGACATCTTCCGCACCCTGCACGACGTGCTGCCGCTCCCGGCGGCCGTCGGCACGGCCCGCGACCTGGTGTACTTCGGCGGCGACGCCATCGGCGGCCACCTGCTCACCATCGGCGTCTGGGGAGCGGCCGGCCTGCTCCTCAACCTGTTCGCCGACCGGTGGATCGCCCTCCGGGCGGCGAAGGGCAAGGGCGTCCCGGCGATCGTCCCCCGGGCGACTCCCGGCCCGCGCAAGCCCACCGAGCCGGCCCCCGCGGAGCCCGCCCTGGCGGGCGCGGGCCGGGACTGA
- a CDS encoding TetR/AcrR family transcriptional regulator produces MARSDASRTALLDAAERLFAESGIAQVSDRKIAEAAGNSNHSAVGYYFGGRDGMLRALLTRHLTGQEDGRRRYFDSSDSLLGDVRSLVLPATEELARLADEAGPDGQTWRARFVSAALHDPQTVAIYRELGDTAPVARAVIHSIAGRIDDLPAEVVRARAALMTHVITSTCAEYEDKTARERTSPDWRATGRFLADAIAGLLRAPVSTD; encoded by the coding sequence GTGGCCAGATCCGACGCCAGCCGCACCGCCCTGCTCGACGCCGCCGAGCGGCTCTTCGCCGAGTCCGGGATCGCCCAGGTCTCGGACCGGAAGATCGCGGAGGCGGCGGGCAACAGCAACCACTCCGCGGTGGGCTACTACTTCGGCGGCCGCGACGGCATGCTGCGGGCCCTGCTGACCCGCCACCTCACCGGCCAGGAGGACGGCCGCAGGCGGTACTTCGACTCCTCCGACTCGCTGCTGGGCGACGTGCGCAGCCTGGTGCTGCCCGCCACCGAGGAGCTGGCCCGGCTCGCCGACGAGGCCGGGCCGGACGGGCAGACCTGGCGGGCCCGCTTCGTGTCCGCCGCCCTCCACGACCCGCAGACGGTCGCGATCTACCGGGAGCTCGGGGACACCGCCCCGGTCGCCCGCGCGGTGATCCACTCCATCGCCGGACGCATCGACGACCTGCCCGCCGAGGTGGTCCGCGCCCGCGCCGCGCTGATGACCCACGTCATCACCTCGACGTGCGCCGAGTACGAGGACAAGACCGCCCGCGAGCGCACCTCCCCCGACTGGCGGGCGACCGGCCGCTTCCTGGCCGACGCCATCGCCGGGCTGCTGCGCGCCCCGGTCAGCACCGACTGA
- a CDS encoding effector-associated constant component EACC1, translating into MAQVLIRIEPDPDAKATRSLYRALCRDPDLGGSAGLSLRESAPAHDELGPAADAVLAVVNSGVALGALVVAIASWRDSRSTKWTVALERDGLTVELQGSSREELDRIVRALEGPRGDGS; encoded by the coding sequence ATGGCACAGGTACTGATCCGCATCGAACCCGACCCGGACGCGAAGGCGACCCGGTCCCTCTATCGCGCCCTCTGCCGGGATCCGGATCTGGGCGGATCCGCCGGGCTGTCGCTCCGCGAGTCCGCTCCGGCACACGATGAACTCGGGCCCGCCGCGGACGCCGTCCTCGCCGTCGTCAACAGCGGCGTCGCCCTCGGAGCGCTCGTCGTGGCCATCGCCTCGTGGCGGGACAGCCGCTCGACCAAGTGGACCGTCGCCCTGGAGCGGGACGGACTGACGGTGGAGCTCCAGGGCAGTTCGCGGGAGGAACTGGACCGGATCGTCCGTGCGCTGGAGGGGCCGCGAGGTGACGGTTCCTGA
- a CDS encoding caspase, EACC1-associated type, producing the protein MTVPDPERSRVLLIGFSAFADFPPVPAVPNNLRRLKEIFRDERIWGIRGRNVVTLTGRHGMSRGGLLRRIHDEADRAEDTLVVYYAGHGFLDEDDDDSLLLALPGSRRRQHFSALPYEELRRAVRNSGARRKVVILDCCYSGRAHANGHLDGSVPGEHREVAHQAPIEGACVLTATSDYARARASPDQPYTAFSGALISALENGVPGAGPHLDIRAVFGALRQEMRSQGLPRPHLSTRDDGSALVLGRNLAHDGDTALSPPEESGAASPPPRSDLVRRRPRPAVLRRLAVGVSALAVVAATVTFVVTKHQDTPASAGACPAEGSRQADLVPAGRPDSRTRFPGATGFSLPNDLVGPMTVIGFEPPPAVGGHPGTYLWQPERRCFAAPAGFGSDYLDVAVSPDGQWIAGVDMRNVPGAPVTVMDRKGGSRRVVPVPPGMYATHLQWNRRSDTLLFTQARADTRHDYTITRGADAVTLALHEAKPKVLELGANAPYQWGPDGTIAGNYGYADPLDVRMFDTSGRHKSTLEGVGILGQAGMKGFSPSEAEMVTHCPGGPDEHWACVWDVRRGDLVGTHPAGRVFPGRPFGSLGWYDDKHLLMTVWDVETDWWATAVRDIGTPGPGSAAGRTTVLGRMADKGGHLIFAPAPS; encoded by the coding sequence GTGACGGTTCCTGACCCGGAACGGTCTCGCGTACTCCTCATCGGCTTCTCCGCCTTCGCCGACTTCCCGCCCGTCCCGGCGGTCCCCAACAACCTGCGACGGCTGAAGGAGATCTTCCGCGACGAGCGGATCTGGGGGATCCGCGGGCGGAACGTCGTCACCCTCACCGGCAGGCACGGAATGAGCAGGGGCGGCCTGCTGCGCCGGATCCATGACGAAGCCGACCGCGCCGAGGACACCCTCGTCGTGTACTACGCAGGGCACGGCTTCCTGGACGAGGACGACGACGACAGTCTGCTGCTCGCTCTGCCGGGTTCGAGGAGACGGCAGCACTTCTCGGCCCTTCCCTACGAGGAGTTGCGCCGGGCGGTGCGCAACTCCGGGGCGCGACGGAAGGTGGTGATCCTCGACTGCTGCTACTCGGGCCGGGCGCACGCGAACGGCCACCTCGACGGTTCGGTTCCGGGCGAACACCGGGAGGTCGCTCACCAGGCTCCGATCGAAGGTGCCTGTGTCCTCACCGCCACCTCCGACTACGCCAGGGCCCGCGCATCGCCGGACCAGCCGTACACGGCGTTCAGCGGCGCGCTCATCTCGGCACTGGAGAACGGGGTTCCCGGAGCGGGACCGCACCTCGACATCCGGGCGGTCTTCGGCGCGCTGCGCCAGGAGATGCGCAGTCAGGGCCTCCCGCGGCCGCATCTGAGCACGCGGGACGACGGCAGCGCGCTCGTGCTGGGCCGCAACCTCGCGCACGACGGGGACACCGCCCTGTCCCCGCCGGAGGAGTCCGGAGCGGCTTCCCCGCCACCGCGGAGCGATTTGGTACGACGGCGGCCCCGGCCGGCGGTCCTGCGCCGCCTGGCCGTCGGGGTGAGCGCCCTGGCCGTGGTGGCGGCCACCGTCACCTTCGTCGTCACGAAGCACCAGGACACACCGGCCTCCGCGGGGGCGTGCCCGGCCGAGGGGTCCCGGCAGGCCGACCTCGTGCCCGCCGGCCGGCCGGACAGCAGGACCCGCTTCCCCGGGGCGACGGGCTTCAGTCTGCCGAACGACCTCGTCGGTCCGATGACGGTGATCGGATTCGAGCCACCGCCCGCCGTCGGCGGGCATCCTGGAACGTATCTGTGGCAACCCGAGCGCCGGTGCTTCGCGGCACCCGCGGGCTTCGGAAGCGACTATCTGGATGTCGCCGTCAGCCCTGACGGACAGTGGATCGCAGGCGTGGACATGCGCAATGTGCCCGGCGCGCCGGTGACCGTCATGGACCGGAAAGGCGGCAGCAGAAGAGTCGTCCCCGTCCCACCCGGGATGTACGCCACCCATCTCCAGTGGAACAGGCGGAGCGACACACTGCTCTTCACCCAGGCGCGGGCCGACACCCGGCACGACTACACCATCACGCGAGGGGCGGACGCGGTCACCCTCGCTCTGCACGAGGCGAAGCCGAAGGTCCTCGAACTGGGGGCCAACGCCCCGTACCAGTGGGGGCCGGACGGCACCATCGCCGGCAACTACGGCTACGCCGATCCGCTCGATGTCCGCATGTTCGACACCTCGGGTCGGCACAAGTCGACGCTCGAAGGGGTCGGGATTCTCGGGCAGGCCGGGATGAAGGGATTCTCGCCGTCGGAAGCGGAGATGGTGACCCATTGCCCGGGCGGACCGGACGAGCACTGGGCCTGCGTCTGGGATGTCCGGCGAGGAGACCTCGTCGGCACCCATCCGGCGGGCCGTGTCTTCCCGGGCCGGCCCTTCGGCAGCCTGGGCTGGTACGACGACAAGCACCTCCTGATGACCGTCTGGGACGTCGAGACGGACTGGTGGGCGACGGCCGTCCGGGACATCGGGACCCCCGGGCCGGGGTCGGCCGCCGGCCGGACGACCGTCCTCGGGCGGATGGCCGACAAGGGCGGCCACCTCATCTTCGCCCCCGCCCCCTCCTGA